TTGCCGGTCCGCCGAAAAAGAAAAAGCAGGGCGTTAAAATTAACCCCGATGCCCAAACCCCATCGGCCTACCGGGTTACCGCCAACGGCGGACTGGAATATGTAGAAGCCGACAATTAAAATTTAAAACTTCCCCTTTGAGCCGGGACAATACAAATTATAAAAACAAACCGTCGCGAAACAATTGCGGCGGTTTTTTATTTAATTTACAATTTTATAAACCCAATCCCTCTCCCGGTTTTGAAACATATTTACTGCATTTTATTATTCGGCTTGCTCTGCAATAACCTTTTGGCCCAGGTAAAAGTTAATGGTAAAATAACCGATGCTAATAAAAGCCCCGTAGCCTTCGTTGTGGTAAACCTCGGGCAGCAAAACTCTGAGCAAACAAGGGTGGTACAAACAGATTCGTTAGGGATATTTCATTTTACCAATGTGGATAAAGGCACTTACCTGCTCAGTATCAGCTATACCGGCTATCAAAAAATCGAATTGAAGTTAAATCTTAACAATGATACAACGGTCAACATTATGTTGAGGACCAGCACCAACCAGCTTAATGAAGTAACCATAACCGCCAATAAAGCCTCTGTTGAAAACCGGAGCGACAAGCTGGTTTACAATGTAGCAACCAGCGTAACTGCCACCGGTGCTGATGCGCTTACCGCCATTAGCCAGGTGCCGGGCATCCGTGTAGGTGATAATGACCTGGGCATTGTTGGTAAAGGGGCTGTTAAAGTGATGGTAAACGAACTCCTCGTTCAGTTATCAGGTACTGATCTCCTCAGGTATTTAAGGTCGATCTCGGCAAACCAGTTATCCCGGATCGAACTGATCAAAAACCCGGGCGCGGCCTATGATGCAGAAGGTAATGCCGGGCTGATCAATATCACCCTAAAAAACACAAAAAAACGCGGTTATTCGGGTAGTGTACAGGTTAATGATAAGCAATGGCTGCATAGCCCGGCCTCTGTTTACGGCACCAGCAATTACTGGTGGTTAAACGCCGGCGGCGATATCAACTATAACACCGATAAACTATCGGCTTACGCCAGCATAAATGTTGATCACGACCATGAACTGGAAGGCTTTGAAACCGATATTTATTATCCCAAACAAACCTGGCTGCAAACGGATACCGGCAGCTACCGCTACCATAACCTGAATTTTGTTGCCGGGACCGATTACCGGCTTAGTCCGAAAGTAACTGCCGGAGTAAATTACCAGGGCGGAAAAAATACATACGATGGTTCGGACCATGTAAATAACCCAATTATCAATAACAGCACCGGCGCTATCGATTCAACGCTGCGCACTTATGCAACTTATCATCCGGTAGCCATCAGTAACGCGATTAATCTTCACAGCACCATAAGCCTGGATACTGCGGGCGGCAGGTTGGTGCTCAATGCCGATTATTTTAATTATTACCGCACAGATCGGTCGGACTTTGAGAGTAACAGCTACCTTGCCAACGGCTCGTTAATTGCCACCAACCGCAACCGTTATCACGATACCAATAAACAGGATATCAACATTTACACTTTTAAGGCTGATGTTACAGTACCCACCAAATATGCCCGCTTCGCTTTTGGTGCCAAGTTGAGTTTTATCAACAATTACAGCAATGCCTTTTATTATAAACGATTAGCTAATGATTCATTAAAGTATGATGACAACCTGAGCAATGAGTTCACTTATACCGAAAACACCCAATCGGTTTACGGCAGCATGAACCGGGAGGAGGGTAAATGGAAATACCAGGCAGGCTTACGGGTTGAACGTACCGAAACCAAAGGCTTTTCGCACACACTTAACCAAACCACCATTAACAATTACACTAAATTTTTTCCATCGGCCACTATTACCTACCGGGCCGGGGTTGACCATAGTATAGCGCTTAATTTTGGCCGCAGGATAAACCGCCCTACTTTCTGGAACCTTAATCCATTTAAAAGCCTGTTTACCGCTTATAGTTATGGTGAGGGTAACCCCTATCTGCAGCCCGAGTATAATACCAATTTCGAATTATCGCATACTTATAAAAACAGGCTTACATCCGCCATATTTGTAAACGTTACCAACAATGGCTTCAACAATGTAACCATTGCCCGGCCGGATACTAATTTGGTTTTTACTACGCCGCTTAATTTTATTAAAACCTATCGCATCGGAATTTCTGAAAATTATTCATTACAGGCTTTTAGCTGGCTCGATAATAATAACCAGTTAACCGTTTATCATACCGATGCCAAATCAGCCTTGAGCCAGGTTAGGGGTATCAGCGGTTTTGGGGCTTATATCGCCACAACTAATAATATCTACTTTAATAGCAGTAAAACTTTTGCAGGCGCTGTAAACTTTTGGTACCAGTTTCCGGAAATTGACCATATTGGCCGAAGCGATGCGTACTATAAACTTGATCTGGGCTTTAAAGCTTCGGTTGCCAAAAGGAAGATTGATGTATCTTTTTTAATGAATGATGTGTTCCGGAGCAGCGCTTCGGCGGTAATTACTACGGTTAATGGGGTGAGGCAAAAGTTTACTAATTTCCAGATTAACCGGTACGCTATGCTGGGATTTAGTTATCATTTTGGTAATAGCCAAAATAAGGCCGAGAAACAGGATACCGGGAATTTGGATGAGCGGGGAAGGGTGCATTAAACATTTATCAAGCGCAGATAACGAGGCTCCTATGGAGCCGAAAATTCTTCCTTGTCTTTGATATAAACACGTTACTCCTACGGAGTAGAAAACCGAAATTCTAAAACCCCATGGGGGTATCGTGTTTATAGCACGTACTCTCTCTTATTCCAGACTCCATAGGAGTTCCGTGTATTCGCCATAATATTCCGTTCTCCGTTCGTGTCAATTGGGAAAAAATAGTGAAATTGAACCACTATAAAAATCTACCCATGACCATAGAAGAAGCCCAGCAACTGGTTGATAATTGGATCAAAACAACCGGCATCCGGTATTTTAACGAACTCACCAACACCGCCATTTTAATGGAAGAAGTTGGCGAGGTGGCCCGCATTATGGCCAGGCAATACGGCGAGCAATCGTTCAAAAAATCGGATACAGAAGTTAACCTCGCCGATGAAATGGCCGATGTGCTTTTTGTGCTGATATGCCTGGCCAACCAAACCGGCATCAACCTCACCAACGCTTTAGAGAAAAACCTGGAGAAGAAAAGCATACGGGATGCTGATCGACATAAAAACAATGAAAAACTAAAATAATCAGAATTAAATTACAAGAAATATATTTTAACAGAATTAAATTCTGTATTTATTTTATTTAACACAATTTAATAACGAGGTCTGCGTTTTATCTAAAATGATTAAACAGCCTTGTTATGAAAACTTATTTTATTTTTTCTGTTGGTTTCTGCCTGATATTATCCTCCTGCAACCATCCGCGCGAACAAAAGGTTCAAATATCAGATGTGATGCTTACGCCCACTCCGGCCGTTAGTGAGATGGAAAGCGTTGGCAACGCAGATATGGCCCGGAGGCCCTCACCACAGCCCCCTACCAACGCCGACACGGCAAAAAAGATCATCAAAGAGGGCAACATCCGCTTCGAAACCCGCAACCCAAAAGCCGCGAGACAAAACATCGTAGGCTCACTGCAAAAACTGGGCGGCTATCTTGCCGAAGAAAATGAAACCAACAGCGGCGAAACCAATCAAAAAGAATACAGCCTTAAAATCAGGGTGCCATCCAAAAATTTCGATGCGTTTTTAAATGGCCTTACATCCAGTGCGGATCATATCGAATCGAAAAACATTCACATCCGCGATGTTACTACACAGTTTATTGATACCCGCGCCGAAATCAGCAATAATAAACAACTGGAACAACGCTACCTGCAACTTGCCGCCAAAGCCACCAAAATGACCGATCTGCTGGCTATCGAGGATAAACTGGCCAGCATTCGCACCGCTATCGATTCGGCACAGGGCCAGCTTAATTACCTGAGCAGCCAGGTAAGCTACAGTTCGCTCGATATAAGTTTCTACACCAGGCAAGCCGGCGAAGTAAACCCCGGTACCGGATTTGCTTATAAGTTTAAAACCGCGCTGGGCGAGGGTTGGGAAGTTTTACAAAATATGTTTTTTGCATTAATTGCCTTGTGGCCTTTACTGGCTGTAATAGTGGTTGTTTGGCTGTTGGTAAAGCGTTGGAGAAAAAGGAAAAATATGGTGATAGCTCCGCAGGATATTGCCTGATAATTTTTAATGCACAGGTATGCTGCAAATTAAAACCCTACATTTCTGTTAACAAATTTATACTTAAAGTTAATTTGATATTAAAATTATAAAAACAACAATGATAAATGGTATTACTTAGCTAATATTTAATTATAAGGGTAGATATTTTATTAAATTAATTAATAAATGCTTGACAAGTAGAAAATTAACTACTAATTTTAATCACCCTTTTAATTGATTGATCATGATCCGTGTACGGTCTAAAATTGTACTGTTAGTCGCTCCCGAAATAGTTGGCGTTAAGGTATTACCCAACAATAAGGTTTTTAAGCATATTTCGGCCACGCTTTCAATTTTCCCCTCCATTCACGAGATCAAACCCAATCTGCTCATTTTAGATTACGATTATCTTATTAACGATATCGAAAAAATTCTTCGTCGTTTAAGTACCAACCCTTCTTATAAAAACATCAAAATCTGTTGCTATAAAAACAAGTGGCACTCTAAGATTGATCCTTTTTTGAAAACGTTAGGTGTTGATCATATTTTTTATGCCGAGGATATGAAAGAAGAACCTGTGAGGAAAAATATTTTCGAATCAATGAGCGGCATGCTGGATGTACCCGTGCTTAATTTGTTGGCTAAGCCTGCGCATTAGCCCCCCGGCCCCTTTAAGGGGGAGGAAGCGGAGATAGGTCATGCTGAATTTATTTCAGCACCTCACTTGCTAAGCAACCTCGCTAAGCAAACCGTCTACTTGTCCTGTGGGATGCTGAAATAAATTCAGCATGACAAAAGGGTTAAATCACCACATCCCCTTCAAAAACTCTTTCCGCCGGGCCTTCTAAAAAGATATCAGTAAAAGTTTTACCGTCATAATCAAAGCGAATATTGAGATTGCCCCCTAATACTTTTATCGGTGTGGTAACATGGCCTGTTTGCTCGTTATGCTGCGCCATGGCCAGGGCTACGGCGGTTACTCCGGTACCGCAGGCGTAAGTTTCATCCTCCACCCCGCGCTCAAAGGTGCGTACAAAATAGCCCTCTTCCATCGGTTCAACAAAATTTACGTTGATGCCTTTTTCGTGGTAGGTTTCGTTATTGCGGATGGCATAGCCCTCGGTGTACATATCGCGGCCGGCAAGGCCATCAACCAGTTTTACGTAGTGCGGCGAGCCGGTGTTGAGTACATAGGCCTCAGCATCCCGGCTTACATCATTTACATCTATCATTTGCAGGCTCACCCAATTGCCTTCGCCGGTAATTTTGGCATAATGCGGGCCATCAACCGCCAAAAATTCAGTTTCGGTGTCAATAACACCTAAAAATTTGGCAAAGGCTACAATACAACGGCCGCCATTGCCGCACATGCTGCTTGGCTGGCCATCGGCATTGTAATATACCATTTCAAAATCGTAGCCATCCTTGTTCTGCAACAGCATCAAACCATCGCCACCAATACCGAAACGACGATCGCACAAAGTCGAAATCAGCTTAGGATTATGATGATCAACACGGTTATCGCGGTTATCAATTAAAATAAAGTCGTTACCAGCGCCCTGGTATTTATAAAAGTGTAAATTCACGTAAG
The sequence above is a segment of the Mucilaginibacter celer genome. Coding sequences within it:
- a CDS encoding TonB-dependent receptor domain-containing protein, producing MAQVKVNGKITDANKSPVAFVVVNLGQQNSEQTRVVQTDSLGIFHFTNVDKGTYLLSISYTGYQKIELKLNLNNDTTVNIMLRTSTNQLNEVTITANKASVENRSDKLVYNVATSVTATGADALTAISQVPGIRVGDNDLGIVGKGAVKVMVNELLVQLSGTDLLRYLRSISANQLSRIELIKNPGAAYDAEGNAGLINITLKNTKKRGYSGSVQVNDKQWLHSPASVYGTSNYWWLNAGGDINYNTDKLSAYASINVDHDHELEGFETDIYYPKQTWLQTDTGSYRYHNLNFVAGTDYRLSPKVTAGVNYQGGKNTYDGSDHVNNPIINNSTGAIDSTLRTYATYHPVAISNAINLHSTISLDTAGGRLVLNADYFNYYRTDRSDFESNSYLANGSLIATNRNRYHDTNKQDINIYTFKADVTVPTKYARFAFGAKLSFINNYSNAFYYKRLANDSLKYDDNLSNEFTYTENTQSVYGSMNREEGKWKYQAGLRVERTETKGFSHTLNQTTINNYTKFFPSATITYRAGVDHSIALNFGRRINRPTFWNLNPFKSLFTAYSYGEGNPYLQPEYNTNFELSHTYKNRLTSAIFVNVTNNGFNNVTIARPDTNLVFTTPLNFIKTYRIGISENYSLQAFSWLDNNNQLTVYHTDAKSALSQVRGISGFGAYIATTNNIYFNSSKTFAGAVNFWYQFPEIDHIGRSDAYYKLDLGFKASVAKRKIDVSFLMNDVFRSSASAVITTVNGVRQKFTNFQINRYAMLGFSYHFGNSQNKAEKQDTGNLDERGRVH
- a CDS encoding nucleotide pyrophosphohydrolase encodes the protein MTIEEAQQLVDNWIKTTGIRYFNELTNTAILMEEVGEVARIMARQYGEQSFKKSDTEVNLADEMADVLFVLICLANQTGINLTNALEKNLEKKSIRDADRHKNNEKLK
- a CDS encoding DUF4349 domain-containing protein, which encodes MKTYFIFSVGFCLILSSCNHPREQKVQISDVMLTPTPAVSEMESVGNADMARRPSPQPPTNADTAKKIIKEGNIRFETRNPKAARQNIVGSLQKLGGYLAEENETNSGETNQKEYSLKIRVPSKNFDAFLNGLTSSADHIESKNIHIRDVTTQFIDTRAEISNNKQLEQRYLQLAAKATKMTDLLAIEDKLASIRTAIDSAQGQLNYLSSQVSYSSLDISFYTRQAGEVNPGTGFAYKFKTALGEGWEVLQNMFFALIALWPLLAVIVVVWLLVKRWRKRKNMVIAPQDIA
- the dapF gene encoding diaminopimelate epimerase, which gives rise to MNLHFYKYQGAGNDFILIDNRDNRVDHHNPKLISTLCDRRFGIGGDGLMLLQNKDGYDFEMVYYNADGQPSSMCGNGGRCIVAFAKFLGVIDTETEFLAVDGPHYAKITGEGNWVSLQMIDVNDVSRDAEAYVLNTGSPHYVKLVDGLAGRDMYTEGYAIRNNETYHEKGINVNFVEPMEEGYFVRTFERGVEDETYACGTGVTAVALAMAQHNEQTGHVTTPIKVLGGNLNIRFDYDGKTFTDIFLEGPAERVFEGDVVI